CACTTTTAGCTCAGTTTGTTAACTACCTTTTTTTAAATTTGTGTTACAAAATAGTAACGACTTGCGTAAGATGATACATCTTTGTCAAAAAAAGCTGAGCTATGGTATTATCATAGATACTGTTATTAATATTTTTGCGAAAGGATCAACTTAATCTATTACTATGACACTTGATAATCAATTGATCACACTTATCCAAAATAAACATGAATTTGCAGAAGTTTTTTCGATCTTAGCCAAGATGCACCTGAAAAATGCTTATCTTTGTGCAGGCGCACTCCGCGATTACGTCTGGTGTACCCAAGAAAAGCTTGATTTTCACCTCATCACTCGCAATTTAGATATTTACTACTGTGACCCTAATGAATCATATGAAGAGTATTTGACGCACAAAACCGAACTCAATCAACGCCATTCGAAATATTTATGGGAACTGACTAACATCAGTCTTAAAAACCAAAAATTCCCAACAACGACTGAATTAGACACAGTATTAACAAATTTTCCTGAAACTTGTAGCGCAGTTGGTGTGACCTACACTGAAAATGGGTTTGAAGTTATTGCTCCATATGGTTTAGAAGATCTTTTCTCTGAAACGATCCGCCCAACGGCTGCTTACCTTGAAAAAAACTCACTTGCAACTTTCAAACAACGGGTCACACGTAAAAAATGGCTCACCCATTATTCTAATACGACTTTGATGCTTCCTAAATAAAATCAAAAATGACCGCTAGTTAACCAGCGGTCATTTCGTTATATTTTAATCTTCTTGGTCAGTCGCATGCATTCCATAAAAGATATACACTAAGATCCCCAAAATAAACCAGATCCCTGTCACTAATTTGGCCATATGATCGAGCCCTAAAAAGACTAATAAAGCTCCGATAAAAGCTACCGCTGGCAAAACAGGATAAAGTGGCATCTTAAAACCTGGAACAGGCAGATCTTTACCTTCACGTGGTCGTAGTTTATAGATCCCAAGTGTTACAAACATAAAAGCGATCAATGTTCCTGCAGAAACAAGCTGCGATAAGAAACTAAATGGGAAAACAGCCCCTAAAAAGATCGCTACGATCGACAGCAAGATCAAAGCG
This window of the Ligilactobacillus faecis genome carries:
- a CDS encoding nucleotidyltransferase family protein translates to MTLDNQLITLIQNKHEFAEVFSILAKMHLKNAYLCAGALRDYVWCTQEKLDFHLITRNLDIYYCDPNESYEEYLTHKTELNQRHSKYLWELTNISLKNQKFPTTTELDTVLTNFPETCSAVGVTYTENGFEVIAPYGLEDLFSETIRPTAAYLEKNSLATFKQRVTRKKWLTHYSNTTLMLPK